A stretch of Rickettsia rickettsii DNA encodes these proteins:
- a CDS encoding MFS transporter, which yields MSNSAFLVAFFTTIIRYYDYALFGLSASILAQNFLPNIEQDKQLLVFFAILSAAVIVRPLGSLIFGFIGDKYGRTKSIKISMCMSSIATGLIAITPSFEIIGIFATVILTLCRMVFLASLAGEVDGIKVYVAEKTGDNQKNLNIGIVSCCSQIGALLAAIAYYYASNSDIQYLWRFNFFIGAIFGLFAILMRNFFKESSEFLRTSSKSTLRQIIWNNKLSVMIALLINGAIGGVYHFLVIFLGVFLTKIALINHPEIRFMNIALTTTYGISAVFAGLFADKINPLRQITWALFVSIIVALGMQIMLYKQIFNILCPVILIGLAAFYAVPLQIIVQSLFKTNVKMRLYSLSHSFGGIILSSTTPFFSMLLWQNFKSLSLTLSFFIFLLIILMSTVLVLHRMSSSQQ from the coding sequence ATGTCTAATTCAGCTTTTTTAGTTGCATTTTTCACAACGATTATCCGTTATTATGATTATGCTCTATTCGGTTTATCGGCTAGTATTCTTGCACAAAATTTCTTACCTAATATAGAGCAGGATAAACAACTACTTGTTTTTTTTGCTATTCTTAGTGCAGCCGTTATAGTACGACCTTTAGGGTCCTTAATTTTTGGATTTATCGGAGATAAATACGGGCGTACTAAATCTATCAAGATATCAATGTGTATGAGTAGCATTGCTACTGGATTAATTGCTATTACTCCTTCCTTTGAGATAATAGGTATTTTTGCTACGGTAATACTAACATTATGTCGAATGGTTTTTTTAGCAAGCCTTGCCGGAGAAGTTGACGGAATAAAGGTTTATGTAGCTGAAAAAACAGGAGATAATCAGAAAAATTTAAATATAGGAATAGTTTCATGCTGTAGCCAAATAGGTGCATTACTTGCGGCTATAGCTTATTATTACGCTAGTAATTCCGATATCCAATATTTATGGCGTTTTAATTTCTTTATTGGTGCAATATTTGGTTTATTTGCTATTTTGATGAGAAATTTTTTTAAAGAAAGTAGCGAGTTTTTAAGAACGTCATCAAAAAGTACCTTGCGGCAAATTATATGGAATAATAAACTATCCGTTATGATAGCATTACTAATAAACGGTGCTATTGGAGGCGTGTATCACTTTTTAGTAATTTTCTTAGGAGTTTTTTTAACAAAAATAGCTCTTATAAATCATCCTGAAATAAGATTTATGAATATAGCTCTTACTACTACCTATGGAATATCAGCTGTTTTTGCAGGGCTGTTTGCCGATAAAATAAACCCTTTAAGACAGATTACATGGGCTTTATTTGTCAGCATTATTGTTGCTTTAGGAATGCAAATAATGTTATACAAACAAATATTTAATATTCTCTGTCCCGTTATATTAATAGGACTTGCAGCATTTTATGCAGTACCGCTACAAATTATTGTTCAATCCTTATTTAAGACTAATGTTAAAATGAGGCTTTATAGTCTATCACATTCTTTTGGAGGTATTATTCTATCCTCAACTACTCCTTTCTTTAGTATGTTGTTATGGCAAAATTTTAAGTCACTATCTCTCACTTTAAGCTTTTTCATATTTTTGCTTATAATATTAATGAGTACAGTGTTGGTTTTACATAGGATGTCATCCTCACAACAGTAA
- a CDS encoding NADP-dependent malic enzyme codes for MDAMNKINYAEALEYHEKDKPGKIAISATKSLVTQQDLSLAYSPGVAAPCLEIAKNLEDVYKYTARGNLVAVISNGTAVLGLGNLGAAASKPVMEGKAVLFKKFADIDAIDLEVNTEDPEEFINAVKYLSYSFGGINLEDIKAPECFIIEEKLKSLMDIPVFHDDQHGTAIITAAGLINAAYLTNRKLEDLKIVVNGAGAAAIACIDLLIALGADKSKIIVCDTKGVVYKGRLEGMNKWKELYASDTKFRTLAESLNNADVFIGLSVKGAVTKDMVSRMANNPIIFAMANPDPEITPEDIKLVRDDAIIATGRSDYNNQINNVMGFPYIFRGALDIRAKTINTEMKIAAAKAIADLARRPVPEEVYKAYSGRKMVFGKEYIIPVPFDPRLITVAEAVAVAAIESGVARVKDFSIGKYKKELGSRLNPTANYMNFLAEKIHNAPLKRIVFAEGEEEEVISAALMMRDKKYGHPIIIGRVERIEAMLKKIGQDINLDGIQIMNAALSDSLEKYTGYLYKKLQRKGYLYRDCAKLVKTDKNIFAACMLACGDGDALLTGVTQSYIDSLEDIMKVISPKTNRRILGYSIMIAKDNNIIIADNCITEYPNSWELAQIATQTAEIAKNMGITPRVALLSFSTFGNSSKAKTARIREAVNILDNFSKDKEELSGMKVDFEYDGEISVKVALDGDLRKLYKFCRLSGSANVLIMPGLNSAAISTELLQEFSSNSFIGPITNGFEKPVQILQAAATANEILKIATFACVEAINEV; via the coding sequence ATGGATGCAATGAATAAAATAAATTATGCTGAGGCCCTTGAATATCATGAAAAAGATAAGCCTGGTAAGATCGCTATTTCTGCAACAAAGTCTTTAGTTACTCAGCAAGATTTATCACTTGCTTATTCCCCAGGGGTTGCGGCTCCTTGCCTTGAAATTGCTAAAAATTTAGAGGATGTATATAAATATACTGCTCGCGGTAATTTAGTTGCCGTAATCTCTAACGGTACTGCCGTACTTGGGCTTGGTAATTTAGGAGCTGCCGCTTCAAAACCGGTGATGGAAGGTAAAGCGGTACTATTCAAAAAATTTGCTGATATTGATGCAATTGACTTGGAAGTGAATACGGAAGACCCTGAAGAATTTATTAATGCCGTGAAGTATCTCAGTTATAGTTTTGGGGGTATTAATCTTGAAGATATTAAAGCTCCGGAATGTTTTATTATAGAAGAAAAATTAAAATCTTTAATGGATATACCGGTCTTTCATGACGATCAGCATGGAACAGCGATTATTACCGCCGCAGGGCTAATAAATGCTGCGTATCTTACTAATCGCAAGCTTGAAGATTTAAAAATCGTAGTTAACGGAGCAGGTGCAGCAGCTATTGCTTGCATTGATTTATTAATTGCTCTTGGAGCTGATAAATCAAAGATTATTGTATGTGATACTAAAGGCGTTGTTTACAAAGGACGCTTAGAAGGTATGAATAAATGGAAAGAGCTATATGCAAGTGATACCAAGTTTAGAACTTTAGCGGAAAGCTTAAATAACGCTGATGTATTTATAGGGTTATCGGTAAAAGGGGCAGTAACTAAAGATATGGTGAGTAGAATGGCAAATAATCCGATTATTTTTGCTATGGCTAACCCTGATCCAGAAATTACTCCGGAAGATATAAAACTTGTACGCGATGATGCGATTATAGCAACAGGGCGATCTGATTATAATAATCAGATTAATAATGTTATGGGATTTCCTTATATTTTTAGAGGAGCATTAGATATAAGAGCTAAGACTATTAATACGGAAATGAAAATAGCTGCAGCAAAAGCCATTGCAGATTTAGCCCGTAGACCTGTACCGGAAGAGGTGTATAAAGCTTATTCAGGGCGTAAGATGGTTTTTGGTAAGGAATATATCATTCCTGTACCGTTTGATCCTCGTTTAATTACCGTAGCAGAGGCGGTTGCTGTTGCTGCAATAGAAAGCGGCGTTGCTAGGGTTAAAGATTTTAGTATAGGTAAATATAAGAAAGAATTAGGTAGCAGATTAAATCCTACTGCTAACTATATGAATTTCTTAGCTGAAAAAATTCATAATGCACCGCTTAAACGGATTGTTTTTGCTGAAGGTGAAGAAGAAGAAGTAATTTCTGCCGCTCTTATGATGCGAGACAAGAAATACGGTCATCCGATTATAATTGGTCGTGTTGAACGAATTGAGGCTATGTTAAAAAAGATAGGTCAAGATATTAACTTAGACGGAATTCAAATAATGAATGCGGCCTTAAGCGATAGTTTAGAGAAATATACTGGTTATTTATATAAAAAACTTCAGAGAAAAGGTTATTTATACCGTGATTGTGCAAAGCTTGTTAAAACTGATAAGAATATTTTTGCTGCTTGTATGTTAGCCTGTGGTGACGGTGATGCTCTTCTAACCGGTGTTACGCAAAGTTATATCGATAGTTTAGAAGATATCATGAAAGTCATTTCACCAAAAACTAATCGTAGAATCCTTGGCTATTCAATTATGATTGCTAAAGATAATAATATTATTATTGCCGATAATTGTATTACAGAATATCCAAACAGTTGGGAACTTGCACAAATAGCAACCCAAACTGCAGAAATTGCTAAAAATATGGGAATCACGCCTCGTGTTGCACTTCTTTCTTTTTCAACATTCGGTAATTCTTCTAAGGCAAAAACAGCTCGTATTCGTGAAGCAGTAAATATACTAGATAATTTTAGCAAGGACAAAGAAGAGCTGAGCGGCATGAAGGTAGATTTTGAATATGACGGAGAGATATCAGTTAAAGTGGCTTTAGATGGTGATTTACGTAAATTATATAAATTTTGTAGATTATCAGGATCTGCAAATGTATTAATTATGCCTGGTTTAAATTCAGCTGCTATTTCTACTGAGTTGTTACAAGAATTTTCGTCAAACAGCTTTATAGGTCCTATAACAAACGGTTTTGAAAAACCCGTTCAAATACTTCAAGCTGCAGCAACAGCTAATGAAATACTAAAAATAGCAACTTTTGCTTGCGTTGAAGCTATAAACGAGGTTTAA
- a CDS encoding type II toxin-antitoxin system VapC family toxin, whose translation MNKYILDSSALLALFNLETGSDKVEELLPLSIMSTVNIAEVVAELDKKLNISFIQSKEMISASINKIVALDFDQAIEIGRLKKETEQFGLSLGDRACISLGLITGYPIYTADKIWAKLQLNCKIVLIR comes from the coding sequence ATGAATAAATATATTTTAGATTCATCTGCTTTACTTGCATTATTTAACTTAGAAACTGGTAGTGACAAGGTCGAAGAATTATTACCGTTATCTATTATGTCTACAGTAAATATAGCAGAAGTAGTAGCTGAACTAGATAAAAAATTGAACATATCTTTTATTCAAAGTAAAGAAATGATCTCAGCTTCCATAAATAAAATTGTAGCCTTAGATTTTGATCAAGCTATAGAAATTGGACGCTTAAAGAAAGAAACAGAACAATTTGGCTTATCTCTTGGTGACAGAGCTTGCATTAGCCTAGGATTAATTACAGGCTATCCTATATATACTGCAGATAAAATTTGGGCTAAACTGCAATTAAATTGTAAAATCGTTCTAATTCGCTAG
- a CDS encoding AbrB/MazE/SpoVT family DNA-binding domain-containing protein encodes MHLEYKVTISENGRINIPAKIRDQLHLASGDQLMLILDKELTLIPLKNKIKEFQALVKSRNKDNISLVDSLIESRRKEFNNE; translated from the coding sequence ATGCACTTAGAATATAAAGTTACTATATCTGAAAATGGCAGAATAAATATTCCTGCAAAAATTCGTGATCAATTACATCTTGCTTCAGGAGATCAGTTAATGCTAATACTTGATAAAGAATTAACATTGATTCCTCTAAAAAATAAAATTAAAGAATTTCAAGCATTAGTAAAATCTAGAAATAAAGATAACATATCATTAGTTGACTCTTTAATTGAATCAAGAAGAAAGGAATTTAATAATGAATAA